In the genome of Spirochaetia bacterium, one region contains:
- a CDS encoding sugar ABC transporter substrate-binding protein, with translation MKKFVCALMIASLAIGSVFAQGSSEPQASSSGETHYKFGFTCMDQSNPFFVIIEKTIRDEVEARGDELISVDPANDVTRQIQQIEDVVAQNIDGMFLNPAEAEGIIPGLDMLKNAGVPIVNFDTEVADMSYVTTYTGSDNYHAGYVCGEDMVKKCPNGGDIIVLDSPTMNSVVDRTNGFMDAIKGHNFNIVAQQDAKGNLEKAMNIAEDLLQAHPDVVAIFGGNDPTALGALAAANAADIKNCKIYGVDGSPDIKKELASGHTLIEGTGAQSPVSIAKTSVDLMYKIMAGEKVDARYPVPTFLITADNVAKYGVDGWQ, from the coding sequence ATGAAAAAATTCGTATGTGCATTGATGATTGCATCCCTTGCAATCGGCTCAGTATTTGCCCAAGGTTCCTCAGAACCCCAGGCTTCTTCCTCAGGCGAGACACATTATAAGTTTGGTTTTACCTGCATGGATCAGTCAAATCCTTTCTTTGTCATTATTGAGAAGACCATCAGGGATGAGGTCGAGGCGAGAGGAGACGAATTGATTTCTGTCGATCCTGCAAATGATGTGACAAGACAGATCCAGCAGATCGAGGATGTCGTGGCCCAGAACATCGACGGTATGTTCCTTAATCCTGCAGAAGCAGAAGGAATCATTCCTGGATTGGACATGCTCAAGAATGCCGGTGTTCCCATTGTCAATTTCGATACGGAAGTAGCCGATATGAGCTACGTAACCACCTATACCGGTTCAGATAACTACCATGCCGGTTATGTCTGTGGCGAAGATATGGTAAAGAAGTGCCCCAATGGCGGTGATATCATCGTATTGGATTCCCCGACCATGAATTCTGTCGTTGACAGGACCAACGGTTTCATGGATGCCATCAAGGGACATAATTTCAATATCGTGGCACAGCAGGATGCAAAGGGCAACCTTGAAAAAGCAATGAACATCGCAGAGGACCTGCTCCAGGCCCATCCTGATGTAGTTGCGATCTTCGGCGGCAATGACCCGACGGCTCTTGGAGCCTTGGCTGCAGCAAACGCAGCAGATATCAAGAACTGCAAGATCTATGGTGTTGATGGTTCGCCTGATATCAAAAAAGAACTTGCAAGCGGACATACGCTCATTGAAGGTACCGGTGCCCAGTCTCCGGTTTCCATTGCAAAGACTTCCGTCGATCTGATGTATAAAATCATGGCAGGAGAAAAGGTCGATGCCAGATATCCTGTACCTACGTTCCTTATCACTGCAGACAATGTCGCCAAGTATGGCGTTGATGGTTGGCAGTAG
- a CDS encoding sugar ABC transporter ATP-binding protein, which yields MNDCLLRMVDIHKRFPGVYALRAIDFELEAGEVHALLGENGAGKSTLIKVLGGIYKKDEGKIYIDGKEVEINDVHDAHRNGIAIIHQELVLVPYMTVAENIFLGREPMKGRFVNKFKMNRDTKKLLLDYNLDFEPTELIVNLSIAQQQMVEIVKAISYNSRILVMDEPTSSISDKEVTFLFSIMRTLVKKGIGIIYISHKMSELGEICDRVTVLRDGQNVGTKIVKETSKDELISMMVGRQLSSYYTRDYQVPGEIVLKCEHLCDNNMVLDSSLEVRKGEIVGMAGLVGAGRSETVQCIFGLTKKYTGDVWIKGKKKRLSSPVEALACGIALVPEDRKLEGLYHIQSVRFNSTIEVLGNFIHGIAVDREEESRIAQHYIDVMNTKTPSQEQRMSNLSGGNQQKVMIGRWLATKPDLLILDEPTRGVDVGAKAEIYAIMNELAKQGMAIVMISSELPEIINMSDRVYVMAHGVTRGCLEHDGLTQEKIMRLAAE from the coding sequence ATGAATGATTGTTTGCTACGGATGGTAGATATTCACAAGAGATTCCCCGGTGTCTATGCACTGAGGGCAATTGACTTTGAGCTGGAAGCCGGTGAAGTCCATGCATTGCTCGGAGAAAACGGTGCAGGCAAATCGACCCTTATCAAGGTTTTGGGCGGAATCTACAAGAAAGATGAAGGGAAAATATACATAGATGGCAAGGAAGTGGAGATCAATGATGTCCATGATGCCCATAGGAACGGTATAGCAATCATCCACCAGGAATTGGTACTGGTCCCATACATGACGGTTGCCGAAAATATTTTTCTCGGACGGGAACCGATGAAAGGCCGTTTTGTCAACAAATTCAAGATGAACCGTGATACCAAGAAATTGCTTCTGGATTATAACCTTGATTTTGAACCGACAGAATTGATAGTCAACCTTTCCATTGCCCAACAGCAGATGGTTGAGATTGTCAAGGCCATTTCCTATAACTCGAGGATACTGGTCATGGATGAACCGACATCCTCGATTTCAGATAAGGAAGTGACCTTTCTGTTCTCCATCATGAGGACTCTTGTCAAGAAGGGAATCGGTATAATCTACATTTCCCACAAGATGAGTGAGCTGGGAGAAATCTGTGACCGGGTCACGGTACTTCGGGATGGGCAGAATGTCGGTACCAAGATTGTCAAGGAAACATCCAAGGATGAATTGATTTCCATGATGGTCGGTAGACAGCTGTCATCTTACTATACCAGGGATTACCAAGTACCGGGTGAAATAGTACTTAAATGTGAGCATCTGTGTGACAACAATATGGTGCTCGATTCTTCATTGGAAGTCCGCAAGGGTGAAATCGTCGGTATGGCCGGACTAGTCGGAGCTGGCAGGTCCGAGACAGTCCAATGCATTTTTGGGTTGACCAAGAAGTATACGGGAGATGTCTGGATAAAAGGAAAGAAGAAAAGGCTGTCATCTCCGGTAGAAGCTTTGGCTTGCGGGATTGCCCTTGTCCCTGAAGACCGGAAACTGGAGGGACTGTATCATATCCAGTCAGTCAGGTTCAATTCAACCATCGAGGTCTTGGGAAATTTCATCCATGGGATAGCCGTGGACAGGGAAGAAGAAAGCCGGATTGCCCAACATTACATCGATGTGATGAATACGAAGACTCCTTCCCAGGAACAGCGGATGAGCAATCTGTCCGGAGGTAACCAGCAGAAGGTCATGATCGGCAGATGGCTGGCAACAAAGCCTGACCTTTTGATCTTGGACGAACCTACCAGAGGTGTCGATGTCGGAGCAAAGGCAGAGATCTATGCCATCATGAATGAATTGGCAAAGCAGGGTATGGCAATCGTCATGATATCTTCTGAGCTTCCTGAAATCATCAATATGAGCGACAGGGTCTATGTAATGGCCCATGGGGTGACCAGAGGTTGCCTGGAACACGACGGACTTACGCAGGAAAAGATCATGCGATTGGCTGCAGAATAG
- the rbsC gene encoding ribose ABC transporter permease (functions to transport ribose at high affinity; forms a complex with RbsA2C2B) codes for MSLGKRFNNGVKQYFKENLGIIIAFLVLFAFLASNPHTHDSFMTSRNMFNVLRQISTNLYLACGMTMVIILGGIDLSVGSIIALSGCVAAAGVARYSLPIPVALLLGLLIGLIVGAFNGVVIAKTTIPSFIVTLATMNICRGLAYVYTGGSPVRVVSKEWQFIGAGYIGPFPTPVVILVIVLIITTLLMDNTRFGRHIYAVGGNAQAARFSGIDAAKVKFWVHVFAGVLSGLAGVVLASRMYSGQPTAGQGAEMDAIAAVVVGGTSMAGGSGKIGGTIIGALIIGYLNNGLNLMNVNSFWQYVVKGAVILLAVFIDFMRNKNKK; via the coding sequence ATGAGCTTGGGCAAAAGGTTCAACAACGGTGTAAAACAGTATTTCAAAGAGAATCTAGGAATCATCATTGCATTCCTTGTGTTGTTTGCTTTCTTGGCAAGTAATCCCCATACACATGATTCGTTCATGACTTCCCGGAATATGTTCAATGTCCTGCGGCAGATTTCTACAAACCTCTATCTTGCCTGTGGTATGACAATGGTCATTATCCTCGGAGGAATTGACTTGTCTGTCGGTTCGATAATAGCTTTGTCAGGATGTGTGGCTGCTGCCGGAGTAGCGCGGTATTCATTGCCTATTCCTGTTGCATTGTTGCTTGGTTTGCTGATAGGATTGATAGTAGGAGCTTTCAACGGTGTGGTAATTGCAAAGACAACCATTCCTTCCTTCATCGTAACATTGGCTACGATGAATATCTGCAGGGGCCTTGCCTATGTGTATACAGGTGGTTCTCCGGTCAGGGTCGTAAGCAAGGAGTGGCAGTTCATCGGTGCGGGATATATAGGACCGTTTCCTACCCCTGTCGTCATCCTCGTAATCGTGTTGATAATTACGACGCTTCTCATGGACAATACGAGGTTCGGCCGGCATATATATGCAGTCGGTGGCAATGCTCAGGCTGCGAGGTTTTCCGGTATTGATGCCGCCAAAGTAAAGTTCTGGGTACATGTCTTTGCTGGAGTGCTTTCCGGCTTGGCAGGTGTCGTGCTGGCTTCCCGGATGTATTCCGGTCAGCCTACCGCAGGTCAAGGAGCTGAAATGGATGCCATTGCAGCTGTTGTTGTCGGTGGTACTTCCATGGCAGGCGGCAGCGGCAAGATCGGAGGTACCATCATAGGTGCTCTGATAATCGGCTATCTTAACAACGGCCTGAATTTGATGAATGTCAACTCATTCTGGCAGTATGTAGTCAAAGGTGCTGTCATCCTGTTGGCAGTGTTCATTGATTTCATGCGGAACAAGAATAAGAAATAG
- a CDS encoding class II fructose-bisphosphate aldolase has product MLVNLKTIMEHAESRGIATGAFNVPNWESAKAIIGAAEELDMPVIMNYAPVHHVYLSMEDAAFIMLHEAHKATVPVCVHLDHGGSFEQCMSAIRLGFTSVMIDASAKSLEGNIAETSAVVRAAHSVGVSVEAELGHIFTSRNGISEVSQDVETAEDFSDLADVYTDPAVAKDFVGKTGVDALAIAFGTSHGIYVKKPVLDLNRISAVRKAVNIPLVMHGGSGLSKEEFQTAIRNGIRKINYYTYMTLCGGTAVRQFITEKEDEENIFFHDIPGIAMKAMKGNLIEAMRIFSLQ; this is encoded by the coding sequence ATGCTGGTAAATTTGAAGACGATAATGGAACATGCTGAATCACGTGGGATTGCAACAGGTGCTTTCAATGTACCGAACTGGGAATCGGCAAAGGCCATAATAGGAGCTGCAGAGGAACTTGATATGCCTGTCATTATGAATTATGCTCCGGTACACCATGTTTATCTGAGCATGGAGGATGCAGCTTTCATCATGTTGCATGAAGCACATAAGGCTACGGTTCCCGTCTGCGTGCATCTGGACCATGGCGGGTCGTTTGAACAATGTATGTCTGCCATACGACTGGGGTTCACGTCCGTAATGATCGATGCCTCAGCCAAGAGTCTGGAAGGCAACATTGCAGAAACAAGTGCAGTGGTCAGGGCCGCCCATAGTGTGGGCGTATCCGTTGAAGCTGAACTTGGACATATCTTTACGTCAAGGAACGGGATCAGTGAAGTAAGTCAGGATGTTGAGACGGCCGAGGACTTCTCTGACCTTGCAGATGTGTATACTGATCCTGCAGTAGCCAAGGATTTCGTTGGGAAGACAGGTGTAGATGCCCTTGCCATTGCCTTTGGTACATCACATGGTATCTATGTCAAGAAACCTGTGCTCGATCTGAATAGGATCAGTGCTGTAAGGAAGGCTGTCAATATCCCTTTGGTCATGCATGGTGGATCAGGCTTGAGCAAGGAAGAATTCCAGACTGCCATACGCAATGGCATCAGAAAAATAAATTACTACACCTATATGACGCTCTGCGGAGGTACAGCTGTGCGTCAGTTCATCACAGAAAAGGAGGATGAGGAAAATATCTTCTTCCATGATATTCCTGGCATTGCCATGAAGGCCATGAAGGGTAATTTGATTGAAGCTATGAGGATATTTTCCTTGCAATGA
- a CDS encoding carbohydrate kinase family protein gives MDKGIAVVGSLILDKHFVMDAYPRKSTLVKVSAGEQTIGGAGNLIIDLAKLDTQLKIKVSGIVGAGTDGRFMREGFAKYGNIDVSGIKDGGDTSLTLVMDAREDKTRTFFYFPGASDTFSYEDIDWEAIDADIFQLEYLLLLAKVDAADTEYGTVGAKILHEARKRGFLTSIDVVSETGPRAATVVPPALAYTDFCTINEIEASAVTGIPVLMDGVVHEGNMVKALKCLKDMGVARWVVIHCAQASYGLDCSSGRIFKVASLDIPRSRIKGTTGAGDAFCAGILYSAYKQKSLQEALQFASAVAGCSLFESNGTDGLRCVKEVMQVYAAYKGAEPYEEIKDQ, from the coding sequence ATGGACAAAGGCATAGCGGTCGTAGGATCATTGATTCTTGACAAGCATTTTGTCATGGACGCTTATCCTCGCAAGAGTACGTTGGTAAAGGTTTCTGCAGGGGAACAGACCATCGGAGGTGCCGGCAATCTCATCATTGACCTTGCCAAGTTGGATACCCAGCTGAAGATAAAGGTAAGTGGTATCGTCGGAGCCGGTACCGATGGCAGGTTCATGAGGGAAGGTTTTGCCAAGTATGGCAATATCGATGTTTCGGGTATCAAGGACGGTGGTGATACATCTCTGACGCTGGTGATGGATGCCAGAGAGGACAAGACCAGGACATTCTTTTATTTTCCCGGGGCCAGCGATACTTTTTCCTATGAAGATATCGATTGGGAGGCCATCGATGCCGATATCTTCCAACTGGAATATCTATTGTTGCTGGCAAAGGTCGATGCTGCCGATACTGAGTATGGTACTGTGGGTGCAAAGATCCTGCATGAAGCAAGAAAGCGAGGATTCCTTACTTCAATTGATGTAGTTTCTGAAACGGGTCCTAGGGCGGCAACGGTGGTACCTCCTGCTCTTGCCTATACAGATTTCTGCACCATAAATGAGATTGAGGCCTCTGCTGTTACCGGAATTCCGGTATTGATGGATGGTGTTGTCCATGAAGGCAATATGGTCAAGGCACTGAAATGTCTGAAAGATATGGGTGTAGCCAGATGGGTGGTCATCCATTGTGCCCAGGCCAGCTATGGTCTTGATTGTAGCAGCGGCAGGATTTTCAAGGTTGCGAGCCTCGATATTCCAAGAAGCCGGATCAAAGGTACGACAGGTGCCGGTGATGCCTTCTGTGCGGGCATACTGTATTCGGCTTATAAGCAGAAGAGCTTGCAGGAGGCCTTGCAGTTTGCTTCGGCCGTTGCCGGTTGCTCTCTTTTTGAAAGCAATGGGACGGATGGTCTGAGATGTGTCAAGGAAGTCATGCAGGTATATGCTGCATACAAAGGAGCTGAGCCTTATGAAGAGATCAAAGATCAATGA
- a CDS encoding D-lyxose/D-mannose family sugar isomerase yields MKRSKINEVIRDMETMLDAYHISLPPFCRWSPEQWKTKNHEYDEIRDNRLGWDITDFGYEDFDRTGFALITLRNGNQKDPKYRKVYAEKLIMLKDGQTAPLHYHWFKSEDIINRGGGNLLITVYNGDEARNKLDNDVMVNSDGRSYIVKAGTAVRLCPGESITLWPYQYHSFAIEKGSGDVMIGEVSRCNDDETDNCFFEDIPRFPSIIEDEAPYRLLCTEYPEVER; encoded by the coding sequence ATGAAGAGATCAAAGATCAATGAAGTAATCAGGGACATGGAAACAATGCTAGATGCATATCACATTTCCTTGCCTCCGTTCTGCCGTTGGTCTCCTGAACAGTGGAAGACGAAGAACCATGAATATGATGAGATCCGTGACAATCGATTGGGCTGGGATATTACTGATTTCGGCTATGAGGATTTCGATAGAACCGGTTTTGCACTTATTACTCTCAGGAACGGTAACCAGAAAGATCCGAAGTACAGGAAGGTATATGCAGAGAAGCTTATCATGTTGAAAGATGGGCAGACGGCACCTCTGCATTATCACTGGTTCAAGAGTGAGGATATCATCAACCGAGGTGGTGGTAACTTGCTTATTACTGTCTACAATGGAGATGAAGCAAGAAACAAGTTGGACAATGATGTCATGGTCAATTCCGACGGAAGGTCCTATATCGTAAAGGCAGGGACTGCCGTAAGGCTGTGCCCTGGAGAAAGCATTACGCTCTGGCCATATCAATATCATAGTTTTGCAATCGAGAAAGGCAGTGGGGATGTCATGATAGGGGAAGTGTCACGTTGCAACGACGACGAGACTGACAACTGTTTCTTTGAGGATATTCCCAGGTTTCCTTCAATTATCGAAGATGAAGCTCCTTACAGGTTGCTTTGCACTGAATATCCTGAGGTAGAGCGCTGA
- the nudC gene encoding NAD(+) diphosphatase — MNYIILQGDSVLLALHGNACYLPEDKDLPESWLKKLQLFPLLGSKETYLVCSTALPEVNGLVYGNLRANASRMSRETYALICQAKAISNWDHGHRFCGLCGAELLPLQEDKSKTCPSCKHQWFPEIACAIIVGIRKGNSLLMAHNAHFPEGLYSLVAGFIELGETCELAVAREVMEEVGIRVHNIHYFASQPWPFPNSLMMGFTAEYAEGEVIPDGTELLDAGWYTADHLPPSIPKVGTIARAIIDDFFASQSQ; from the coding sequence ATGAACTACATCATCTTGCAAGGTGACTCTGTGCTGCTTGCTCTGCATGGAAATGCCTGCTATTTGCCGGAAGATAAAGATCTTCCAGAATCTTGGCTGAAAAAGCTGCAGTTGTTTCCTTTGCTGGGATCAAAGGAAACCTATCTTGTCTGTTCCACGGCACTTCCTGAGGTCAATGGTCTGGTCTATGGGAATCTGCGGGCCAATGCTTCTAGGATGAGCAGGGAAACCTATGCCCTTATATGCCAAGCCAAGGCAATTTCCAATTGGGACCATGGGCATAGGTTCTGTGGCCTGTGTGGCGCTGAGTTGCTTCCATTGCAGGAAGACAAGTCGAAGACTTGTCCCAGTTGCAAACATCAGTGGTTCCCTGAGATAGCATGTGCCATAATAGTGGGAATAAGGAAAGGCAATTCTTTGTTGATGGCTCACAATGCCCATTTTCCGGAAGGTTTGTACAGCCTTGTTGCAGGTTTCATTGAACTTGGAGAGACCTGTGAGCTTGCAGTTGCAAGAGAGGTGATGGAGGAAGTCGGTATACGTGTACACAATATACACTACTTTGCTTCTCAGCCTTGGCCTTTCCCTAATTCTCTTATGATGGGCTTTACTGCCGAATATGCCGAGGGAGAGGTTATACCGGATGGAACCGAATTGCTTGATGCCGGTTGGTATACGGCAGATCATCTGCCTCCTTCAATTCCAAAGGTGGGTACCATAGCCAGAGCCATCATAGACGATTTTTTTGCTTCTCAAAGCCAGTGA
- a CDS encoding GntR family transcriptional regulator, with protein sequence MDTDIYKTNAETVYEEISHKIITGAYPPGMRLSRRQIAAELGVSSIPVLEALKRLEQDGLVEYRPYLGSSVTTPTEDKIKDMFAFREAIECQVARILSQHISEQTEIDLRSIADELDLLRYTLDNPEKTNDKHLEFHLALAEATGYPSLVSGLKKINFTWLLFNAIISRRKHPITHRRWHGLLLDKIFLHDPDIAEEAMRIHIKDSMGPMLESFNQALSDK encoded by the coding sequence ATGGACACAGACATCTACAAGACAAATGCAGAAACTGTATATGAAGAAATCAGTCACAAAATAATTACTGGGGCATATCCTCCAGGAATGCGCTTATCCAGAAGACAAATTGCAGCTGAACTTGGTGTTAGCTCTATTCCTGTGTTGGAAGCTTTGAAACGTCTGGAGCAAGACGGTTTGGTTGAATATCGACCATACTTAGGTTCTTCTGTCACTACACCTACAGAAGACAAAATAAAAGATATGTTTGCCTTTAGAGAAGCAATTGAATGTCAAGTTGCAAGAATCCTTTCCCAACATATTTCTGAGCAGACAGAAATAGACTTGAGGTCAATAGCAGATGAACTGGATCTTTTACGGTATACCTTGGATAATCCGGAAAAGACAAATGATAAACATCTTGAGTTCCATCTTGCTTTGGCAGAAGCAACAGGATATCCCTCTTTGGTTTCTGGATTAAAAAAAATTAATTTCACATGGTTGTTGTTTAATGCTATAATTTCCAGACGTAAACATCCTATTACACATCGCAGATGGCATGGTCTTCTTTTGGATAAGATATTTTTGCACGATCCGGATATTGCCGAAGAAGCAATGAGAATACATATCAAAGATTCAATGGGGCCGATGCTTGAAAGTTTCAACCAAGCACTATCTGATAAATGA
- a CDS encoding tripartite tricarboxylate transporter substrate binding protein — protein MKGMSKVLSLMTVMMVCALSVISASGQQESKENLGTGYPTRTIQVIIPVGAGGDTDTNARIFSQYLEKELGQTLAVVNVKGGGGTIGMQRVLDAKPDGYTVLFYHGEAMIPKIAGLVDYGIDAFDMVGIGLVDNTTVLATHPGMPFSDMKGFVSYAKAHPGEVEFGMMTGGYPELVGLAIEDTAKIDLNLVDVGANAAKTVALKARKTDVINTQYGLTQDYFKNGDFIMLGLTSPERNPLIPDIPTTAEQGYPLDFNKFFFFAMPKGTPKAIIDKFSAAIKKVVEDPDFKAEVAKHYLTPTYMGPEEASKHAQETYDYFLKYQDLFRTSGK, from the coding sequence ATGAAGGGTATGAGTAAGGTATTGTCGCTCATGACCGTAATGATGGTTTGTGCCTTGTCGGTCATAAGTGCATCAGGACAGCAGGAATCCAAGGAAAATCTTGGAACTGGATATCCTACCCGAACTATACAGGTAATCATTCCTGTTGGAGCTGGTGGTGATACAGATACAAATGCTAGGATTTTCTCTCAGTATTTGGAAAAAGAACTGGGGCAGACACTTGCTGTCGTGAATGTGAAAGGTGGCGGTGGCACCATTGGTATGCAACGGGTCCTTGATGCAAAGCCTGATGGCTATACAGTTTTGTTTTATCATGGCGAGGCCATGATTCCAAAAATTGCAGGTCTCGTCGATTACGGTATTGATGCTTTTGATATGGTCGGAATCGGATTGGTAGATAACACAACAGTTCTTGCAACACACCCAGGAATGCCTTTCTCTGATATGAAGGGGTTTGTTTCTTATGCTAAGGCCCATCCCGGCGAAGTTGAGTTCGGGATGATGACCGGTGGATATCCAGAATTGGTTGGCCTTGCAATTGAAGATACTGCCAAGATAGACCTTAATTTGGTTGATGTCGGGGCAAATGCGGCTAAGACTGTTGCCTTGAAGGCCCGTAAAACGGATGTAATCAATACACAATATGGATTGACCCAGGACTATTTCAAAAACGGGGATTTCATAATGTTAGGTTTGACCTCTCCTGAAAGAAATCCATTGATTCCTGATATTCCGACAACTGCAGAACAGGGTTATCCATTGGATTTCAATAAATTCTTCTTCTTTGCTATGCCTAAAGGAACGCCAAAGGCAATCATAGATAAATTTTCTGCTGCTATTAAGAAAGTCGTAGAAGATCCAGATTTCAAAGCTGAAGTTGCGAAGCATTACTTGACACCGACATATATGGGGCCGGAAGAAGCGAGTAAACACGCTCAGGAAACCTATGATTATTTTTTGAAATACCAAGATTTGTTCAGGACATCTGGAAAATAA
- a CDS encoding tripartite tricarboxylate transporter TctB family protein, with amino-acid sequence MENKNKILGIFSLAVGIVLFLLSLNIHDKAAVGVGAAFFPKLISLGIFAMGIVLLVQRKTGMGKQVDKNQCCTQVVSDFTGRGRYVWMTVGLLVAYLILISIFGFLLSSIGYIYFQMQLLACDSDHKTRLKDFAISVLTSVIAYMLFVHVFGIMLPLGCFAEIGG; translated from the coding sequence ATGGAAAATAAAAATAAAATATTAGGTATATTTAGCCTCGCAGTAGGCATTGTTTTGTTCCTGTTGAGCTTAAATATACACGATAAAGCTGCCGTTGGAGTCGGTGCTGCTTTTTTCCCGAAATTGATTTCACTTGGAATATTTGCCATGGGAATCGTCCTATTGGTACAACGAAAAACAGGTATGGGCAAACAGGTCGATAAAAATCAGTGCTGTACTCAAGTAGTTTCTGATTTTACGGGAAGGGGTCGATATGTCTGGATGACGGTCGGCCTGCTGGTTGCCTATCTCATTTTGATTTCTATTTTTGGTTTCTTACTTAGCTCAATAGGTTATATCTATTTTCAGATGCAACTTTTAGCCTGTGACAGTGACCATAAGACCCGATTGAAGGATTTTGCAATTTCAGTACTTACATCTGTTATAGCTTATATGCTGTTTGTACATGTTTTTGGAATTATGCTTCCTCTCGGTTGTTTCGCTGAGATTGGAGGATGA
- a CDS encoding tripartite tricarboxylate transporter permease, translating into MVLQGIISVLNPYVLLLILGGTVLGIIFGSIPGITVTMGVALFLPVTFMMQPVPALALLMGLYIGGTSGGLISAILLNIPGTPASICTCLDGKPMAERGEAGKAIGTGVLFSFIGGFLSLLVLYFISPLLAKVTLNFASYEYFSLGLISLTLVSSISGDSLIKGVLSCLFGFMCTFVGLAPITGYPRFTFGFSQLMGGISLLPTLIGLFAVSQLLVAAEEGGCTKITAQKNLAMHGFGISTKEFLSQKVNCLRSALIGTGIGILPGLGASISGVVSYGIAKGHSSYPEKFGTGIIDGIVASETSNNASTGGAMIPLLTLGIPGDNTTAIILAGFMVQGITPGPLLFQSNGKLVYAIFTALFFANIFMLVTELFGMKAFVKILRVPKKILLPVILALCVIGSYGLNNRMFDVWTMVFFGVVGFAMKKFKIPSTPFLLGFILGPMIERELRRGLMRSKGSFVPFITSPISGTILMLTCLIIIWSIVKSVKKNKKAI; encoded by the coding sequence ATGGTATTACAAGGAATTATTTCGGTATTGAATCCATATGTATTATTGTTGATTCTTGGTGGCACAGTACTGGGTATTATCTTTGGGTCTATTCCAGGGATTACTGTAACCATGGGTGTTGCTTTGTTTTTGCCTGTGACTTTTATGATGCAACCTGTTCCTGCACTTGCACTCTTAATGGGACTTTATATCGGCGGAACTTCCGGTGGATTGATATCTGCAATTTTGTTGAATATACCAGGAACGCCTGCTTCTATCTGTACATGTTTGGATGGGAAGCCTATGGCAGAAAGAGGTGAGGCAGGTAAGGCAATCGGAACCGGCGTTCTGTTTTCCTTCATCGGGGGATTCTTGAGTCTCCTTGTTTTATATTTTATTTCTCCGTTGCTTGCAAAGGTAACCTTGAACTTTGCATCATATGAATATTTTTCTCTTGGACTTATCAGCCTTACATTGGTATCAAGTATTTCTGGAGATTCGTTGATAAAAGGGGTATTGAGCTGTCTGTTCGGCTTTATGTGTACGTTTGTCGGACTTGCCCCCATAACGGGATATCCTCGTTTTACTTTCGGCTTTAGCCAATTGATGGGGGGAATAAGCTTATTGCCGACACTCATCGGGTTGTTTGCTGTTTCCCAGTTATTGGTAGCGGCAGAAGAAGGTGGTTGTACAAAAATAACTGCGCAGAAAAACCTGGCGATGCATGGTTTTGGAATTTCGACCAAGGAATTCTTATCTCAGAAAGTGAATTGTCTACGTTCTGCCTTGATTGGTACGGGTATCGGGATACTTCCAGGCTTAGGGGCTTCGATAAGTGGTGTCGTGTCTTATGGGATTGCAAAAGGACATTCTTCTTATCCTGAAAAATTCGGTACAGGAATCATTGATGGAATTGTTGCTTCGGAAACTTCAAACAATGCCTCGACAGGTGGTGCAATGATTCCTTTGTTAACCTTGGGTATTCCTGGTGATAATACAACGGCAATTATCCTTGCTGGTTTTATGGTGCAGGGGATTACTCCTGGTCCATTGCTGTTCCAATCGAATGGAAAGTTGGTCTATGCTATTTTTACAGCTTTGTTCTTTGCTAATATTTTTATGTTGGTGACTGAGCTGTTCGGTATGAAAGCCTTTGTAAAAATCCTTCGTGTACCGAAGAAAATATTATTACCTGTTATATTAGCATTATGTGTAATAGGTTCATACGGGCTTAATAACAGGATGTTTGATGTCTGGACAATGGTCTTTTTTGGTGTAGTCGGTTTTGCCATGAAGAAATTCAAAATTCCTTCGACTCCCTTCTTATTAGGGTTCATATTGGGGCCGATGATTGAACGTGAATTGCGTCGTGGACTGATGCGAAGTAAGGGTAGTTTTGTTCCGTTTATTACTTCTCCGATATCAGGAACCATACTTATGTTGACCTGTCTGATTATCATTTGGTCAATCGTAAAATCAGTCAAAAAAAACAAGAAAGCTATATAG